Part of the Clostridium sporogenes genome, CTACTATTTATGGTAAAACAGCTATGACTATAGATGTTGAAACTGGTGAAATAATATATAGTAAAAATATTGACAAGCGTATGTATCCTGCTAGTACTACAAAGTATTTAACCGCCCTTTTATTAGCTGAAAACAAAGGGAAAAATGATAATATACCTTATACAGCTACTGCTAAAAGTCAACCACCATATTCTATGAATATAAATCTTCACCCTATAAATATAGGAGAAACCATAAAGGCAGAGAATGTTATGGATGGATTATTACTATTTTCTGGTAATGATACAGCCTACATGATAGGTGATGCCTTAGCTGGTAATAGTAAGAATTTTGAAAATATGATGAATAAAAAAATACAAGAATTAAATTTAAAAAACACTCACTTTGTAACCCCTAATGGATTACATAATCCTAATCATTATACTACAGCTTATGATTTAAGCATAATTAGTAGAGCTGCTTTAAAAAATCCTTGGGTTTATCAATCTTCTAATAAAAAAGAAAGTTCTATAGTCACTTCTAAGGGTACAAAAATGACTGTAGAAAATAGTAATAAACTTTTAGGGAAAGATGGTTGTGTTGCAGGTAAAACTGGCTATACTGATGCCGCTGGTAGATGTTTAGTAACTTTATTTAATAGAGATG contains:
- a CDS encoding D-alanyl-D-alanine carboxypeptidase family protein; the encoded protein is MRKGKMTLISLLIFIFTLTSNVFAAGDSNTEPPTIYGKTAMTIDVETGEIIYSKNIDKRMYPASTTKYLTALLLAENKGKNDNIPYTATAKSQPPYSMNINLHPINIGETIKAENVMDGLLLFSGNDTAYMIGDALAGNSKNFENMMNKKIQELNLKNTHFVTPNGLHNPNHYTTAYDLSIISRAALKNPWVYQSSNKKESSIVTSKGTKMTVENSNKLLGKDGCVAGKTGYTDAAGRCLVTLFNRDGRKILGVVMGSVYDAKDSFVFEDMKKIIDWSYNVKPSTLYKKDSALKTETVTYNPLKFIGPSVTVDVPVILKEDATYYKNEVNDKETNKTINIDNTSYAALSGKKGMGTLTVKEREYEKKYEVYSGLPKKEIIKKNMPFYVVSVVLLLAIITGILFLIKFIKSKINRKNGSKNKYWY